The Dehalococcoidales bacterium genome includes the window AGCATCCGCCGCTTGCGGGCGGTAATAAACAGGTAGCCGTCCTTGTCCAGGTAGCCGATGTCCCCGGTATGCAGCCAGCCGTTGCGCAGCACTTTAGCCGTGGCTTCCGGCTTGTTGTAGAACCCGGCCATCACCGGCCCCCGCAGCACCATTTCCCCCTCCTGCCCCGGCGGCAGCTCCTTATCGTTTTCGTCGAAGATTTTCATTTCCCAGCAGGGCATGGTCTTGCCGGACGAGCCTATTTTCCCCTCCCCGTCGATGGGCATGACCGTGACGTGGCAGACGGACTCCGTTTGACCGTAGATATCCCGGATAGCGAAGCCGTAATATTCCTTAAAGCGGTTGATGACCACCGGCTCCAGCGGAGCGCCCCCGCTGATTAATAGCCGCAAAGAAGAAAGGTCGTGTTTGACGCCCGCCCGGCGGGCCACGTTTATCATTAAAAAGTAGATGTAGGGGACGCCGCAATAAATGGTGCCCTTTTCCCGCTCCACCGCTTCCATGAAGCTGTCCACCGAGCGCCCCGTGCCCGGTACGGCCACCACGGTATTGCCGGTGTAAATGGAAGCCAGCAGCACCGCCGTCAGCCCGAACTGGTGGTACATGGGCAGGGCGAAGAGTATCATGATGTCTTTTTCCGTCTGCCGGAAGGTGGCGGCGGAGTTGACCACCTCGGTGTAAACGCTGTTATGCGTCAGGGCCACGCCGTGGCATTGCTGGGTGGCGCCGCCGGTATAGGAAATGATAGCGATATCATCCGGGTCTATGGTCACGTCGATGGCGGTGTCCGGGTTCTCTTGCAGGATGTCCTCATAGCTGATAAAGCGCTGGTCCGGCGGGCTGCCGATGGTGATGATATGCTCGATAGTCTTGAAGCCGGACAGCGCCGGGAGCAGCGGCTCCAGACAGGGATTTTCAATGAAGAAGACGCTGGGCGTGCAGTCGTTGAAAAGGTTGTCCAGTTCCGCGGCTACGTAGCGGGAGTCCAGCGGCACGGCGATGGCGCCCGCTTTCATTATCCCGAAGAACACCACCACGAACTCCGGGTTGCTGGCCTGCATCATCGCCACCCGGTCGCCCTTTTTTACGCCCATTTTTACCAGCGCCCGCGCCACCCGGCTGGCGTCCGCTTCCAGGCTGGCAAAGGACACCCGGCGTTCCCCGCCGATGACGGCGGTCTTGTCCGGCAGGCGGGCGGCGGTACTCTTTAAAATAGCGGTCAGGTCCATCGGTATAGCTTTCCCTTTCTTAACAAATTACGCTGAAAAATCGCCTTGACTAAAGGAAAAATCTCCGGAATACGTCCAGTATAGCAGACCGCCGGAGGATTTGAAAAGGAACTGGAATAGTAATCTGACTTTATGGGGGATATTGGTTTTACCCCGCCCCGGTACCCCTCCCGCCCGCTGCGTCGTTACCTGGTTTTGCGGAAAATGTCTTAACAAAATTTTAACATGTCCGCCTTTTCATGTATAATAAACAGGATTATGACCATGTTCCAGGGATCAAGGAATGGAAACTAGC containing:
- a CDS encoding AMP-binding protein; this encodes MDLTAILKSTAARLPDKTAVIGGERRVSFASLEADASRVARALVKMGVKKGDRVAMMQASNPEFVVVFFGIMKAGAIAVPLDSRYVAAELDNLFNDCTPSVFFIENPCLEPLLPALSGFKTIEHIITIGSPPDQRFISYEDILQENPDTAIDVTIDPDDIAIISYTGGATQQCHGVALTHNSVYTEVVNSAATFRQTEKDIMILFALPMYHQFGLTAVLLASIYTGNTVVAVPGTGRSVDSFMEAVEREKGTIYCGVPYIYFLMINVARRAGVKHDLSSLRLLISGGAPLEPVVINRFKEYYGFAIRDIYGQTESVCHVTVMPIDGEGKIGSSGKTMPCWEMKIFDENDKELPPGQEGEMVLRGPVMAGFYNKPEATAKVLRNGWLHTGDIGYLDKDGYLFITARKRRMLILKGQNIFPADIEEVLASHPAVAEARVTGKIDLIRGETVKAIVRLKPGASLTEQELRQYCQGRMADYKLPRDIVFVDVMPAEIPLWRRAQSFETDYTKLTESD